A window of Sphingobium herbicidovorans contains these coding sequences:
- the ilvC gene encoding ketol-acid reductoisomerase — translation MKVYYDRDADIGLIKGKKVAILGYGSQGHAHAQNLRDSGVAEVAIALRPGSASAKKAEGAGFKVLPNAEAAAWADVLMILAPDEHQAAIYADDIHANLKPGAALAFAHGLNVHFGLIEPRKDVDVIMIAPKGPGHTVRSEYQRGGGVPCLIAIAQDATGNAHDIALSYASGVGGGRSGIIETNFREECETDLFGEQAVLCGGATALVQAGFETLVEAGYAPEMAYFECLHELKLIVDLMYEGGIANMRYSISNTAEYGDIKTGPRIITEETKKEMKRVLADIQSGRFVKDFVLDNRAGQPELKASRIAAQRHPIEETGAKLRAMMPWIAANKLVDQEKN, via the coding sequence ATGAAGGTTTATTACGATCGCGACGCCGACATCGGCCTCATCAAGGGCAAGAAGGTCGCCATCCTCGGCTATGGCAGCCAGGGTCACGCCCATGCCCAGAACCTGCGCGACAGCGGCGTGGCCGAAGTCGCCATCGCCCTGCGCCCCGGTTCGGCCAGCGCCAAGAAGGCGGAAGGCGCAGGCTTCAAGGTCCTGCCGAACGCCGAAGCCGCCGCATGGGCCGACGTCCTCATGATCCTCGCCCCTGACGAGCATCAGGCCGCCATCTACGCCGACGACATCCACGCGAACCTGAAGCCCGGCGCGGCGCTCGCCTTCGCGCATGGCCTCAACGTCCATTTCGGTCTGATCGAGCCGCGCAAGGACGTGGACGTCATCATGATCGCGCCCAAGGGCCCCGGCCACACCGTCCGCAGCGAATATCAGCGCGGCGGCGGCGTCCCCTGCCTGATCGCCATCGCGCAGGACGCGACCGGCAACGCGCATGACATCGCCCTGTCCTATGCCAGCGGCGTCGGCGGCGGCCGTTCGGGCATCATCGAAACCAACTTCCGCGAGGAATGCGAAACCGACCTGTTCGGCGAGCAGGCCGTGCTTTGCGGCGGCGCGACCGCGCTGGTCCAGGCCGGTTTCGAAACGCTGGTCGAAGCCGGTTACGCGCCGGAAATGGCCTATTTCGAATGTCTCCACGAACTCAAGCTGATCGTCGACCTGATGTATGAAGGCGGCATCGCCAACATGCGCTACTCGATCTCGAACACCGCCGAATATGGCGACATCAAGACCGGCCCGCGCATCATCACGGAAGAAACGAAGAAGGAAATGAAGCGCGTCCTCGCCGACATTCAGTCGGGCCGCTTCGTCAAGGACTTCGTGCTCGACAACCGCGCCGGCCAGCCTGAACTGAAGGCCAGCCGCATCGCCGCCCAGCGTCACCCGATCGAGGAAACCGGCGCAAAGCTGCGCGCGATGATGCCCTGGATCGCCGCCAACAAGCTGGTGGATCAGGAAAAGAACTAA
- a CDS encoding YceI family protein encodes MRKLLISAAAFTAIAGGTVVIAQQMPAAPGAKDPARVTGGTYQIDPGHTQVVFAYDHMGFSNNVGVISESTGTLTLDPKNVAAAKVSVDVPIANIRTGVAKLDEHLMKADFFDAAKFPKATFVSTSVKADGPTGAEITGNLTIKGITKPVTLEAEFFGAGKAPAMMGGKENVGFVATGAVKRSDFNMGYGVPMVGDAIELKIIAAFQK; translated from the coding sequence ATGCGCAAGTTGCTGATTTCCGCTGCTGCCTTTACCGCGATCGCAGGCGGCACTGTCGTCATCGCCCAGCAAATGCCCGCCGCGCCCGGCGCAAAGGATCCCGCCCGCGTCACCGGCGGCACCTATCAGATCGATCCCGGCCACACCCAGGTCGTCTTTGCCTACGACCATATGGGCTTTTCCAACAATGTCGGCGTCATCTCCGAATCCACCGGCACACTGACCCTTGATCCCAAGAATGTGGCCGCCGCCAAGGTCTCCGTGGACGTCCCCATCGCCAATATCCGCACCGGCGTTGCAAAGCTCGACGAACATCTGATGAAGGCCGACTTCTTCGACGCGGCCAAATTCCCCAAGGCGACCTTCGTCTCGACCAGCGTAAAGGCTGACGGCCCGACCGGCGCGGAAATCACCGGCAACCTGACCATCAAGGGCATCACCAAGCCAGTGACGCTTGAAGCCGAATTTTTTGGCGCGGGCAAAGCTCCCGCGATGATGGGCGGCAAGGAAAATGTCGGCTTCGTCGCCACGGGCGCGGTCAAGCGCAGCGACTTTAACATGGGCTATGGCGTGCCCATGGTCGGCGACGCGATCGAACTGAAAATCATCGCCGCGTTCCAGAAATAA